TGCGGATGGAGCGGCACCAGCAGAACGCCACGAAGATGGCCGACTTCCTCCTCTCCCACCCCAAGGTGGAGAAGGTGACCTGGCCGGGCCTCGACAGCCATCCCCAGGCTGCGCTCGCGAAGCGGCAGATGAGCGGCTTCGGCGGGATGATGACCTTCGTGGTCAAGGGCGGCCTCCCCGCCGCCGATCGCTTCCTGCGCCGGGTGAAGGTTTTCTCGCTCGCCGAGTCTCTGGGCGGCGTGGAGAGCCTCATCGAGCATCCGGCGATCATGACCCATGCCTCGGTGCCGGCGGAGACCCGCGCGAAGCTCGGGATCTCGGACGGCCTGATCCGGCTGTCCGTCGGCATCGAGGATTCGAAGGACCTGATCGACGACGTCGCCCAGGCCCTGGCGGAGGCATGAAACCATCATGGCCACCTCGCGAAGCGGGAAGTCCGTGGGCGCCACGCCGGGTCGCCGCTCGACGAGTACGGCCGTTGCGGCGAAGACGAGCGTAGCCCGGCCGAGCCCCGCCGAGGCGGCCACGACCGAGGCGTCCACCGCCAAGGCGAAAGCGACCAAGACGGCCGCGAGCAAGTCGGCGCCCCAGGCGGCTGTGTCCAAGGCGACCCCCGCCAAGGCGACGGCGGCGACCAAGGCTGGCACGACCCAGTCGGCCTCCAAGGCGGCTGCGATCCAGCCGGCGACGACCCACGCCGGAACGAGGGCGGGAACAAGGAGCGATCTCGAGTTGAGAGATTCCAGGCCGAGCAGGAACGAGACGAACGGGAAGGCCCAGAGCGGCACCTCGACCCGCGCCAAGCGCCCTTCGGAGCCCTGGTCGCCGCGGGCGATCCCCATTCATCCCATCGATGGACGGCCCCAGGATCCCCGGCTCGCCGCCGCCCTCGCGGCTCGGGAGCGGCGGCACGGCCGAAGCGGCAGGCCCGCCCTCAAGAGCGCGACCCAGGCCATCGCCTTCGTTCGCGAGCGACACCTCGTCCACTCCACGATCCTCTCGGCGCTCCCGAACCTCCTGGACCCCCTCGTCGGCCGGATCTGCACCGACGAGGAGCGCGCCCAGGGGACCTACGCCTCGACGCTCGCGGCCTGGATTCCGGAAATCCACTCGGCGCCGGATCTGCTCGAGGCGCGCCTCTGCTTCGACCAGCCGACGCTGGTCGGCTCGGAGCTCTGGCCGTCGCTCGCGGCGGTGGCGGCGCCCCTCGACGAAGCGGCCCGGAACGGAGGCCTCCTCAGCCACGAGGCGGAAGAGGCTCTGGAGATCCTCGACCGCCGCGGCGTGATGGCGACCGATCGGCTCGCCCGGCTGCTGGACCTGACTCCCGAGAGCTTCGCCAAGGTGCAGGGTGAGCTGGAGAGCCGGCTCATGGCCCTCTCCCGCGGCGACCTGGACGACGAGGATCGGCCGATCACCGTCCTCGAGCCCCTCTCGCGCTGGGCCGAGCGTGCGGTTTCCCTCAAGAAGGGCGACGTCGAGCTCCACCGCGCCTGGACCTTCCTCTTCATCGCCGCGATCCGCTCGGCGGTGGTGCTCTGGCCGGAGGAGATCGAGGCGCTCTACCCCTGGACCGCCAGGGAGCGGGAGGCCGCGATCGCGGAGGCGATGGGGACCGGATCCGTGGTCATCTACGCCGAAGGCTCCACCCAGGCCTACGTGGCCTCTCCCGTTCCCCGGTGATGACGTTTGCCATTGAGGCGGTGGCGCTGCGCAAGCGCTACGGTGGGCTCGGCGGAGGCCGGGAGGCCCTCGCCGGCATCGATCTCCAGGTTCCGCGCGGCTCGGGCTTCGGCCTGATCGGCCTCAACGGCGCGGGCAAGACGACCTTCATCAAATCCCTGCTCTCGGTGGTGCGCCCGACGTCCGGCCACCTCCGCGTGCTCGGAGGCGATCCCTCGGATCCGGCGATCCGCGCCCGGATCGGCTACCTCCCCGAGCGCCTGCAGCTCCCGCATGCTTGGAGGGCGACCGAATTCCTCGCGAGCATCGCGCGGCTCAAGGGCCTTGGCCGTCCGGGGCCCGAGGTCGAGCGGCAGCTCGCCCGGGTCGGCCTCGCAGGCGAAGCGAAGCGGATCGGCGCGTTCTCCAAGGGCATGAAGCAGCGCCTCGGGCTCGCCGCCGCGCTCCTGGGAGGCCCCGAGCTCCTGATCCTCGACGAGCCCACGGACGGCATCGACCCCCTGGGCCGCGCCGAGGTCCGGCGGCTCCTCTCGGAGGAGCTCGCCCGTGGAGCGACGGTCTTCCTGAACTCCCACCTGCTCTCGGAGACCGTCCGGATCTGCGATCGGATCGGGATCCTCGCCAAAGGTCGCCTGGTTCGCGAGGGCAGCCTGGACTCGCTCTGCGGCAGCGGAACGCGGCACCGCCTGCGCTTCGCCGCCGGCGCTGACCGCGAGAGGCTCCTGGACGCGGGCTTCCTGCCGTCGGCGGAGGATGGAGCCTGGAGCTGCGAGGCGGCAGACCCCGAGTCCCTCGGCGCGAGGCTCGACGCCGCCAGGGCGACGGGCGCTCTGCTCCTCGAGCTCGCGCCCGAGCTCCGCGACCTCGAGGACGTCCTCGCGGAAGCGGTGGAGGCGGCCGCTTGAGGTCTGTGGCGAACGTCGCTCTCGACCTGCTGCGAGAGGCGCTCTCGCGCAAGTGGTTCCTCGCCCTCGGCGCGGGCATCACGCTCCTGCTCGCGCTCCTCGCGCTCTCCCTGCGCCTGGAGGTGGCCGACGGCGCCCTCGCCGCGACCCGCCTCTTCGGCACCGACATGGGCGCGACGGACACGGCGATGAAGGCGATCCTCGGGGGCGCCGCCTCGCTGGTCTTCTACGGCGGCGTCGTCTTCGGGATCGTGGCCTGCGCGGACTTCGGCCCGAGCCTCCTCGCGCCAGGCCGCGTGGAGCTGATGCTGGCGCTCCCGATCCGACGATGGGAGCTCCTCGTGGGCACTTGGCTCGGTGTGTTCGCCATCGCTACTTTGGGTGCGCTCTATGGAGCGGGGGGCCTCACCCTCGTCCTCGGCCTGAAAGCGGGGCTGTGGACCCCGGGCCCGCTCCTCGCCAGTCTGCTGGGGAGCGCGACCTTCGCGGGGATCTACGCCGCGATGCTCGCCGCCACGACCTGGGTGCGCAGCGCCGCGGTCTCTGCGGCGGCGGGCTTCGCCGTCTTCTTCGCGGGGATCGTGGCCGGCCACCGCGACGACATCCTCCCTGCGTTCGCCCCGGGGGTGGGCCGCGCGGCCTTCTCCTTCCTCTCCAGCCTCTTTCCGCGGATCTCGTCGCTCGGGAGCGACGCGATAGCCCTCGCCGCCTCGGGCGCCAGCGAGCTCGACGGCCTCGCGTGGCACCTGGGCGGGCTGGCGATCTTCGGGCTCTCCTGCCTCGCCTTCGCGACCTGGCGCTTCGAGGGGAGGGACTTCTGATGAATCGGGGACGCCTCACGTGGCTGGCGGCGGCTCTTTTCCTCCTCGCCGCGGCTGCGTGGCTAGCGTCGCGGGGCGACCCTCCGACCCCGGCGAAGCCACCCCGCACCGTGGAGTTTCCAAAGGAGCTCCGCCCCAGCGAGGTGGAGCGGGTCGCTCGCCGGAGGACCCTGCCGCCACCGGTCGCCCCCGAAGCGAAGGCCGATCGGAAGCCGGAGCCGCAGAGGGATCCCCTCCTCGCCGCCCTCTCCTCGGCGCCGGGCGCGTCCAACGTGGTGCTCGAGGTGAACGCCCTGCGGCACTCGCCCCTCGGAGAGCTCTTCGTCGGCTGCCTCGCGGCCGAGCACGGCGAGGAGCTGAAACGGCTGCAGGACGAGCTGGGCATCGATCCGCTGGAGGACGTGGACCGATTCGCCCTCGGCGGTGAGACGGTGATGATCTCCGGCCACTTCGCCAACGCGAAGTGGGACAAGATCGCCGGCGACTCGGAGTCGAAGCCGATCGGCGAGCGCGGGCGCCTCTTCACGAAGGGGGATGAAGCGGTCGCGATCTGGAACGACGAGCTCGTCATCGCCGGGAAGAGCGTGGAGGCGGTGCAGGAGACCATCGACCGGGTCGAAGGTCGTTCGGAGAGCCCTCCCGCGCTGGACGAGTCTCTCACCTACGGTGAGATCTATGGCCAGCTCTCGGTGGAGTCGATGACCAAGCTACTGGGAACCGATCAGCCGGAGCTCGCCGAGCGCCTGCGCGAAGCGGCGGAGCGGATCGAGCTGCACGTCGACGCGACCGGCGACGTGGCGATCTCCGCGGACGTCCGGGGCGGCAGCGGCCAGGCCCTCGACGATCTCGCGCGCTCGATGAGCGGCGCGATCTCCCTCGCGCGGATCCAGTCCAAGGTCCGCGGCGACGCCGAGCTCTCGCAGCTCCTCGACCTCGCCAACGTCGCGCGGAAGGACGGCCGCTTCACGATCGAGCTTGCGCTACCGCTCGCTCTGCTCCAGAAGCACCTCGCCGATTGCGGGCGGTCGCCCGGGACGGCTTCCGAGAGCGCGGACGATCATCCGTATTGAACGCTCGCGGCGCCGCCGCTTGCGCGAAAGAGCCCATGGATCGCGTGAACATCACCAAGCGAGGCGTGGATCGGCTGCGAGCCGGCCACCCCTGGATCTACCGCAGCGATCTCCTGGGCAACCCCGGCGACTCGATCGAGAGCGGCGCGGCCGTGGAGGTCGCGGACGACAAGGGCCGGCCGCAGGGCACCGCCTTCTACAGCGTGCAGTCGCAGATCGCGCTGCGGATGATCGCCCGCGAGACGGTTGAGCCGGATCGCGCCTTCTTCCGCTCGAAGCTCGCCAGCGCGATCGCCCTGCGCGAGCGGCTCTTCCCCGGCGCCACGGCGCTCCGCCTGGTCCACGGAGAGGCCGATCTCCTCCCGGGCCTCGTGGTGGATCGCTACGGCGACCACCTCTCGATCCAGACGCCGATCCCGGCGACCGAGCGGCGAAAGGAGCTGATCGCCGATCTCCTGGAGGAGCTCCTGAAGCCCGCGGGGATCGTGGAGCGGAACGACGCCCGCTCCCGCCTCCTCGAAGGCCTCGACCAGACGAAGGGGATCCTCCGGGGGAGCTACGAGGGGCCGACGGAGTACCGGGAGGGAGACACGATCCTCTCGGTCGACCTCCTCGAGGGCCAGAAGACCGGCGCCTTCCTCGACCAGCGCGAGAACCACATCAAGGCCGGCGACTACGCAAAGGGGCGCGCCCTCGATCTCTTCTCCTACGCCGGCGGCTTCGCCCTCCAGCTCGCGCGCGGCGCCAAGAGTGTCCGGGCGGTCGAAATCTCCGAGGCAGCCTGCGAGACGATCGGCCGCAACGCGGAGCGCACGGGCCGCGACGTCGATGTGGTCTGCGCCAACGTCTTCGACTGGCTCCGGGACGAGCTCTCCTCCGGCGCCCGGTACGACACCATCGTCCTCGACCCGCCGGCCTTCGCGAAGAGCAAGTCG
The Vulgatibacter incomptus DNA segment above includes these coding regions:
- a CDS encoding ABC transporter ATP-binding protein → MTFAIEAVALRKRYGGLGGGREALAGIDLQVPRGSGFGLIGLNGAGKTTFIKSLLSVVRPTSGHLRVLGGDPSDPAIRARIGYLPERLQLPHAWRATEFLASIARLKGLGRPGPEVERQLARVGLAGEAKRIGAFSKGMKQRLGLAAALLGGPELLILDEPTDGIDPLGRAEVRRLLSEELARGATVFLNSHLLSETVRICDRIGILAKGRLVREGSLDSLCGSGTRHRLRFAAGADRERLLDAGFLPSAEDGAWSCEAADPESLGARLDAARATGALLLELAPELRDLEDVLAEAVEAAA
- a CDS encoding ABC transporter permease subunit, translated to MANVALDLLREALSRKWFLALGAGITLLLALLALSLRLEVADGALAATRLFGTDMGATDTAMKAILGGAASLVFYGGVVFGIVACADFGPSLLAPGRVELMLALPIRRWELLVGTWLGVFAIATLGALYGAGGLTLVLGLKAGLWTPGPLLASLLGSATFAGIYAAMLAATTWVRSAAVSAAAGFAVFFAGIVAGHRDDILPAFAPGVGRAAFSFLSSLFPRISSLGSDAIALAASGASELDGLAWHLGGLAIFGLSCLAFATWRFEGRDF
- a CDS encoding class I SAM-dependent rRNA methyltransferase, giving the protein MDRVNITKRGVDRLRAGHPWIYRSDLLGNPGDSIESGAAVEVADDKGRPQGTAFYSVQSQIALRMIARETVEPDRAFFRSKLASAIALRERLFPGATALRLVHGEADLLPGLVVDRYGDHLSIQTPIPATERRKELIADLLEELLKPAGIVERNDARSRLLEGLDQTKGILRGSYEGPTEYREGDTILSVDLLEGQKTGAFLDQRENHIKAGDYAKGRALDLFSYAGGFALQLARGAKSVRAVEISEAACETIGRNAERTGRDVDVVCANVFDWLRDELSSGARYDTIVLDPPAFAKSKSAIPAATRGYKEVNLRALQLLAPGGVLLTFTCSYHVGPEDFEAIVTDAARDAKREVQVLERLGAGRDHPVLLTAPETRYLKGLVLRAP